The following proteins are encoded in a genomic region of Caldicoprobacter guelmensis:
- a CDS encoding cell wall-binding repeat-containing protein, which translates to MKLKKSIYVYYVVLAVLLIFPVLLSATVKPPEIIIDTDDSPKNLIRVKDLNKDGLVNLYDYVLHFKRITVLYPGKTIQQNVGIRINLPSDVRTWEEFAVEIKVSGVRDLYGMSLEMTYNPNILRVVGVTQGDVFNSTGSLLKEVVNYCDNDAGSLSYACVLTGGRGITGDGTLLYIRFRAVSEGYFNMMPVFDPAAELKEGTWNLRLMLADSTALPIKYEISDASMEARIYPMPEAISSIRIAGKNRYDTAIEASKRGWASAESVILTGGEDYVDALAAAPLSRALDAPLLLTPSHTLYPGVLDELERLGASYVYILGGREAVSKNIEKDLASLGYHVERIYGSDRVNTSIEVASRLKEITDFDTVVLATGYDYPDALAAAACAAQRGQPILLTAGSSLEFELKDAIERWGIKKVIIAGGPAAVSPNIEKQLEKIGLTSERIYGTDRYLTSVRINRYYDENHSGSSGVVLATGQDYPDMLAGVCLAAKKGWPFLLVPRYYVKAETLNYLRQIAPQIREVYVIGGTGAIDDSNWFSIIDAINEVRVRKQMGD; encoded by the coding sequence ATGAAGCTGAAAAAAAGTATTTATGTTTATTATGTGGTACTTGCAGTTTTGCTCATCTTTCCAGTACTTTTGTCTGCTACCGTAAAACCACCAGAAATTATAATTGATACGGATGACAGCCCGAAAAACCTTATACGAGTAAAAGACCTGAACAAAGACGGTCTGGTAAACCTCTACGATTATGTGCTGCATTTTAAAAGAATAACAGTCCTTTATCCCGGAAAGACTATCCAGCAAAACGTTGGGATTCGTATAAACCTTCCGAGTGATGTTCGCACATGGGAAGAATTTGCTGTTGAAATAAAAGTAAGCGGTGTTCGTGACCTTTACGGTATGTCTTTAGAGATGACTTATAACCCGAATATCCTGCGCGTTGTTGGGGTAACGCAGGGAGATGTTTTCAATAGTACAGGGTCTCTTTTGAAAGAAGTGGTAAACTACTGTGACAACGATGCCGGTAGTTTAAGTTACGCATGTGTCCTAACGGGTGGCAGGGGGATAACCGGAGATGGAACCCTCCTTTATATACGCTTTCGCGCAGTAAGCGAGGGCTATTTCAATATGATGCCTGTATTTGACCCTGCTGCAGAGCTTAAAGAAGGAACATGGAATTTAAGGTTGATGCTGGCGGATAGCACCGCACTCCCGATTAAATACGAAATAAGCGATGCAAGCATGGAAGCAAGAATTTATCCCATGCCGGAAGCGATATCAAGCATCAGAATAGCAGGAAAGAACAGATACGACACTGCAATAGAGGCAAGTAAAAGGGGCTGGGCATCTGCAGAAAGTGTTATTCTGACAGGCGGCGAGGATTATGTAGATGCGCTTGCTGCGGCTCCTCTCTCCCGTGCTCTTGATGCGCCCTTACTGCTTACACCATCCCACACGCTGTACCCGGGGGTGCTGGATGAACTTGAGCGTCTGGGAGCCTCGTATGTTTATATACTCGGCGGGAGGGAAGCGGTTTCAAAGAACATAGAGAAAGACCTTGCCAGTTTGGGCTACCATGTAGAGCGCATCTATGGCAGTGACAGGGTGAATACCTCTATTGAGGTGGCTTCCAGATTAAAGGAAATCACAGATTTTGACACTGTTGTTCTGGCAACGGGATATGACTATCCTGATGCGCTGGCGGCCGCAGCCTGCGCTGCCCAAAGGGGGCAACCTATTTTGCTTACCGCTGGCAGTAGCCTAGAGTTTGAGCTTAAAGATGCCATTGAAAGGTGGGGTATAAAAAAGGTGATAATAGCCGGCGGTCCGGCTGCCGTCTCACCGAATATCGAGAAACAGCTCGAGAAAATAGGCCTGACATCTGAGAGAATATACGGTACCGACAGGTACCTGACATCCGTCAGGATAAACCGTTATTATGATGAAAACCACAGTGGCTCAAGCGGGGTTGTGCTTGCAACAGGGCAGGATTATCCCGATATGCTGGCAGGTGTGTGCCTGGCTGCCAAAAAAGGATGGCCTTTCTTGCTGGTCCCAAGATACTATGTAAAAGCGGAAACTCTAAATTACCTGCGTCAGATCGCACCACAGATAAGAGAAGTGTATGTTATAGGCGGAACTGGCGCAATTGATGATTCTAACTGGTTTTCAATAATTGATGCCATCAATGAAGTAAGAGTTCGAAAACAGATGGGTGATTGA
- a CDS encoding O-antigen ligase family protein gives MKQVLMYCTALEENDTRYSLFMTVVLLDLILTGKFLQRNNPNVMLHMAVFAVTAFLVVFVAWRVGKFAALSVFTGLLILSPPVFVVTTLPSIRFDEIMLALLLIRLLYEDPRTFLKQNATGIKLLFFIVVYGLISILFSFLFLNCIPSVRDFFEIARFIEYGIVVAVVNTITFSASKKDIQNFFNSFIFFSFVFILFCFYQFFNLFHFNGNISFLYTHELHIDALYKYRRIIGTVADPNSAGFFLNIIFFYMVCRLFFFQRKEKKGIIWAEVLLAITSFAALLCTLSRTNILANFICVAWLIFKSQKRASPRMKKVTLLLLFAAVAFVAIFFAFDESFRIRMISGLHFTHDRSLLARLQRWADVLQEIAESPVFGWGPAKNVFDIAPPVDNEYLLVLRKYGIIGFGFYVFGYYLIYREASATEKSRETKWLGLFEKCIFLCLAINNITGGVLYHVQIMPFLLLIIAFISGIRKLSNYESSIKTA, from the coding sequence GTGAAACAAGTGCTTATGTATTGTACCGCTTTAGAGGAAAATGACACAAGATATTCTCTTTTTATGACAGTTGTACTCCTTGATTTGATTTTGACGGGCAAATTTTTGCAAAGAAATAACCCAAATGTTATGCTGCATATGGCAGTATTTGCAGTAACTGCATTTTTGGTGGTATTTGTTGCCTGGCGTGTCGGCAAATTTGCTGCGCTCTCTGTATTCACAGGATTGCTTATCCTCTCACCGCCGGTTTTTGTTGTGACTACGCTCCCCAGCATACGCTTTGACGAGATTATGTTAGCTTTGCTTTTAATAAGGTTGCTTTACGAAGATCCGCGCACTTTTCTCAAACAAAATGCTACTGGAATAAAATTGCTTTTTTTCATCGTGGTGTACGGATTAATTTCGATACTTTTTTCGTTTTTATTCCTCAACTGCATCCCCTCTGTGCGAGATTTTTTTGAAATAGCGCGTTTTATAGAATACGGCATTGTGGTGGCGGTGGTGAATACTATCACCTTCAGTGCTTCAAAAAAAGACATCCAGAACTTTTTCAACTCCTTTATATTTTTTTCCTTTGTTTTTATTCTCTTTTGCTTCTACCAGTTTTTCAACCTCTTTCACTTTAACGGAAATATCTCTTTTTTGTACACCCACGAACTTCACATCGATGCCCTCTACAAATACCGCCGTATAATAGGGACAGTGGCCGATCCCAACAGTGCTGGATTTTTCTTGAATATAATATTTTTTTACATGGTGTGCAGGCTTTTCTTTTTCCAGCGAAAAGAAAAAAAAGGCATCATCTGGGCCGAAGTACTTTTGGCCATTACATCATTTGCGGCACTGCTTTGTACCCTGTCGAGGACGAATATTCTTGCCAATTTCATCTGCGTGGCATGGCTCATATTTAAATCCCAAAAGAGAGCATCTCCCCGGATGAAAAAGGTAACCCTTCTTTTGCTTTTTGCTGCTGTAGCTTTTGTTGCTATCTTTTTTGCCTTTGATGAATCATTCAGAATACGCATGATAAGCGGCCTCCATTTTACACATGATAGGAGTTTACTTGCTAGGCTTCAAAGATGGGCTGATGTGCTACAAGAGATAGCCGAATCGCCAGTTTTTGGGTGGGGACCTGCGAAAAACGTTTTCGACATTGCCCCGCCGGTTGACAACGAATACCTTCTGGTATTGAGAAAGTACGGAATCATTGGTTTTGGTTTTTATGTATTTGGCTATTACCTCATATACAGGGAAGCTTCCGCGACTGAAAAATCAAGGGAAACAAAGTGGCTTGGCTTATTTGAAAAGTGCATTTTCCTGTGCCTCGCAATCAACAATATTACTGGTGGAGTATTGTATCATGTTCAAATTATGCCCTTTTTATTGCTTATTATAGCCTTTATATCCGGTATTCGAAAGTTATCTAACTATGAGAGCTCAATAAAAACAGCTTAA
- a CDS encoding glycosyltransferase family 4 protein, with protein sequence MGNSIICHITSAHPPYDDRIFHKECKTLAGNGYKVVLIAPHDKDEVVEGVKIKAIPKPKNRKERILKITLQVYKSALRENAEVYHFHDPELIPAGIMLRFHGKKVIYDVHEDVPRQIMSKEWIPKYLRGMVAGVMGMIEALASKIIDGIVAATPAIAKRFPKFKTTVVQNFPIVSEFVLGESIPYQNRPAKVVYIGGISIIRGIKEMIKAVELVAKKVDVRLVLAGSFSPPSLKDEIENLEGWQYVNFLGWQNRESIARLLGEARVGLVVLHPIPNYVEAWPVKLFEYMAVGLPVIVSDFPLWREIIECTGCGILVNPLKPKEIADAIKWILEHPEEAEKMGHRGREAVLNKYNWQVEGNKLLEFYRRILKEEVAV encoded by the coding sequence ATGGGAAATAGTATAATTTGCCATATTACGTCTGCGCATCCTCCATATGATGACCGTATATTTCATAAAGAGTGTAAAACTTTAGCTGGGAATGGGTATAAAGTTGTTTTAATTGCACCCCATGATAAAGATGAAGTGGTTGAAGGAGTTAAAATTAAAGCGATACCAAAACCTAAAAATCGTAAAGAGAGAATATTAAAAATTACATTACAAGTTTATAAGTCGGCATTACGAGAAAATGCAGAAGTTTACCATTTTCATGATCCTGAATTAATACCTGCAGGAATAATGTTGAGATTCCATGGCAAAAAAGTTATTTATGATGTACATGAGGATGTGCCAAGGCAAATTATGAGTAAGGAATGGATACCTAAATATTTAAGAGGAATGGTAGCAGGTGTAATGGGTATGATTGAAGCATTAGCTTCAAAAATTATTGATGGTATAGTGGCAGCTACACCTGCTATTGCTAAGCGTTTTCCAAAGTTTAAAACTACAGTGGTTCAAAATTTTCCTATTGTTAGTGAGTTTGTTTTGGGCGAATCCATTCCTTATCAAAATCGTCCGGCGAAAGTCGTATATATAGGTGGAATCTCGATTATAAGAGGTATAAAAGAAATGATTAAAGCTGTTGAATTAGTAGCCAAAAAGGTGGATGTGCGTCTTGTCCTTGCTGGTAGTTTTTCACCACCTAGTTTAAAGGATGAAATAGAGAATCTAGAAGGATGGCAATATGTAAATTTTTTGGGTTGGCAGAATAGGGAGTCAATAGCACGATTACTTGGGGAGGCAAGAGTAGGTTTAGTCGTTTTACATCCTATACCTAACTACGTTGAAGCATGGCCGGTAAAATTGTTTGAATATATGGCTGTTGGGCTTCCTGTGATTGTATCTGATTTTCCGTTGTGGCGTGAAATTATAGAGTGTACAGGATGTGGGATTTTAGTGAACCCGCTGAAACCTAAAGAAATTGCGGATGCCATAAAATGGATTTTGGAGCATCCTGAAGAAGCCGAAAAAATGGGACATAGGGGAAGAGAGGCTGTATTGAATAAATATAATTGGCAAGTTGAGGGAAATAAACTATTAGAGTTTTATAGAAGGATTTTAAAAGAGGAGGTTGCAGTTTGA
- a CDS encoding GNAT family N-acetyltransferase, which yields MEIKEIKKENEIEEYRKLASSYGSIFNTYEWLKIFNNIVLYGIYDKGGNLIGGFHLYEEKRIGLTIYRNPPFTPFVGPFFKIDAHNPVNVLNKYREILSVVAEFLEQLDYSIISISLGRNIMDTLPFIWKRFKVVPGYTYILDLKKSVDDLYNRMSVERRNDINKAIKDNLAVRKIDDYNIVKSLVLKTFSRQKKDVDNKYYLDKILFSFANDNNSFAFATFKEEIPIASAFCVYDRTTAYYLLGGYDHEFKHHGAGALAVWEAIKCSKELGLKYFDFEGSMIPQIERYFRGFGGELTAYFRINRAWLPLEVILKCYRRELF from the coding sequence GTGGAAATAAAAGAAATAAAAAAAGAAAATGAGATAGAAGAATATAGAAAGCTCGCTTCTAGCTATGGGTCAATATTTAATACATATGAGTGGTTAAAAATATTTAATAATATTGTTCTCTATGGTATTTATGATAAAGGAGGTAATTTGATAGGTGGTTTTCATTTATACGAAGAAAAAAGAATTGGGCTTACAATTTATCGTAATCCGCCATTTACTCCATTTGTTGGACCATTCTTTAAAATAGATGCTCATAATCCAGTAAATGTCTTGAATAAATATAGAGAAATTCTTTCTGTAGTTGCTGAGTTTTTAGAGCAATTGGATTATTCCATAATTTCTATTTCTCTTGGAAGAAATATTATGGATACTTTACCTTTTATATGGAAAAGATTTAAAGTTGTTCCTGGTTATACATATATTTTAGATTTGAAAAAGTCGGTCGATGATCTTTATAACCGAATGTCAGTTGAAAGAAGAAATGATATAAACAAGGCTATTAAAGATAATTTAGCTGTACGGAAGATTGATGATTATAATATTGTAAAATCGTTGGTATTGAAGACCTTTTCTCGTCAAAAAAAAGATGTTGATAACAAATACTATTTGGATAAAATACTTTTTAGTTTCGCAAACGATAATAATTCTTTTGCTTTTGCAACTTTTAAGGAAGAAATACCTATTGCAAGCGCTTTTTGTGTGTATGATAGAACAACTGCATATTACTTGTTAGGCGGTTATGACCATGAATTTAAACATCATGGAGCTGGCGCTTTAGCAGTGTGGGAAGCTATAAAGTGTTCTAAGGAGCTCGGTTTAAAATATTTTGACTTTGAAGGTTCAATGATACCACAAATAGAAAGATATTTCAGAGGTTTTGGTGGAGAATTAACGGCGTATTTTAGAATAAATAGAGCATGGTTACCTTTAGAGGTGATTCTCAAGTGTTATAGAAGGGAGTTATTCTGA